In one Balaenoptera musculus isolate JJ_BM4_2016_0621 chromosome 2, mBalMus1.pri.v3, whole genome shotgun sequence genomic region, the following are encoded:
- the LOC118891271 gene encoding dihydrodiol dehydrogenase 3 isoform X2 has translation MDPKCQCLELNNGHFVPVLGFGTYAPEEVPKSEALEVTKFAIDVGFRHIDCAHLYQNEEQVGQAIRSKIADGTVKREDIFYTSKLWSTFLRPELVQPALEKSLKNLQLDYVDLYIIHLPTALKPGEELFPKDENGKMIFDTVDLCRTWEALEKCKDAGLAKSIGVSNFNRKQLEKILNKPGLKYKPVCNQVECHPYLNQSKLLDFCKSNDIVLVAYGALGSQRLKDWVNPSYPVLLEDPVLCAIAKKHKQTAALIALRYQMQRGVVVLAKSYNKKRIKENMQVLNFELTPEDMKAIDGLNSNHC, from the exons ATGGACCCCAAATGCCAGTGTCTGGAACTTAATAATGGCCACTTCGTTCCCGTTCTGGGATTTGGAACCTATGCCCCTGAGGAG GTTCCTAAGAGTGAAGCTCTGGAGGTCACCAAATTTGCTATTGATGTTGGGTTCCGCCATATTGACTGTGCTCATTTGTACCAAAATGAAGAGCAGGTTGGACAGGCCATTCGCAGCAAGATTGCAGATGGCACTGTGAAGAGAGAAGACATATTCTACACTTCAAAG CTTTGGTCCACTTTCCTTCGACCAGAGTTGGTTCAACCAGCCTTGGAAAAGTCACTGAAAAATCTTCAACTGGATTATGTTGATCTCTATATTATTCATTTGCCAACGGCTCTGAAG CCAGGGGAGGAACTTTTTCCcaaagatgaaaatggaaaaatgatattTGACACAGTGGATCTCTGTCGCACGTGGGAG gccctggagaAGTGTAAGGATGCAGGATTGGCCAAGTCCATCGGGGTGTCCAACTTTAACCGCAAACAGCTGGAGAAGATCCTGAACAAGCCGGGGCTCAAGTATAAGCCCGTCTGCAACCAG GTGGAATGTCATCCTTATCTCAATCAGAGCAAACTGTTGGACTTCTGCAAGTCAAACGATATTGTTCTTGTTGCCTATGGTGCTCTGGGATCCCAACGATTAAAAGATTG GGTGAACCCGAGCTACCCAGTTCTCTTGGAGGACCCAGTTCTTTGTGCCATTGCAAAAAAGCACAAGCAAACCGCAGCGCTGATAGCCCTTCGCTACCAGATGCAACGTGGGGTTGTGGTCCTGGCCAAGAGTTACAATAAGAAGCGGATCAAAGAGAACATGCAG gtTCTCAATTTTGAATTGACTCCAGAAGACATGAAAGCAATTGATGGCCTCAACAGTAAT cATTGCTGA
- the LOC118891271 gene encoding dihydrodiol dehydrogenase 3 isoform X1 codes for MDPKCQCLELNNGHFVPVLGFGTYAPEEVPKSEALEVTKFAIDVGFRHIDCAHLYQNEEQVGQAIRSKIADGTVKREDIFYTSKLWSTFLRPELVQPALEKSLKNLQLDYVDLYIIHLPTALKPGEELFPKDENGKMIFDTVDLCRTWEALEKCKDAGLAKSIGVSNFNRKQLEKILNKPGLKYKPVCNQVECHPYLNQSKLLDFCKSNDIVLVAYGALGSQRLKDWVNPSYPVLLEDPVLCAIAKKHKQTAALIALRYQMQRGVVVLAKSYNKKRIKENMQVLNFELTPEDMKAIDGLNSNVRYYDLLFIADHPDYPFSEEY; via the exons ATGGACCCCAAATGCCAGTGTCTGGAACTTAATAATGGCCACTTCGTTCCCGTTCTGGGATTTGGAACCTATGCCCCTGAGGAG GTTCCTAAGAGTGAAGCTCTGGAGGTCACCAAATTTGCTATTGATGTTGGGTTCCGCCATATTGACTGTGCTCATTTGTACCAAAATGAAGAGCAGGTTGGACAGGCCATTCGCAGCAAGATTGCAGATGGCACTGTGAAGAGAGAAGACATATTCTACACTTCAAAG CTTTGGTCCACTTTCCTTCGACCAGAGTTGGTTCAACCAGCCTTGGAAAAGTCACTGAAAAATCTTCAACTGGATTATGTTGATCTCTATATTATTCATTTGCCAACGGCTCTGAAG CCAGGGGAGGAACTTTTTCCcaaagatgaaaatggaaaaatgatattTGACACAGTGGATCTCTGTCGCACGTGGGAG gccctggagaAGTGTAAGGATGCAGGATTGGCCAAGTCCATCGGGGTGTCCAACTTTAACCGCAAACAGCTGGAGAAGATCCTGAACAAGCCGGGGCTCAAGTATAAGCCCGTCTGCAACCAG GTGGAATGTCATCCTTATCTCAATCAGAGCAAACTGTTGGACTTCTGCAAGTCAAACGATATTGTTCTTGTTGCCTATGGTGCTCTGGGATCCCAACGATTAAAAGATTG GGTGAACCCGAGCTACCCAGTTCTCTTGGAGGACCCAGTTCTTTGTGCCATTGCAAAAAAGCACAAGCAAACCGCAGCGCTGATAGCCCTTCGCTACCAGATGCAACGTGGGGTTGTGGTCCTGGCCAAGAGTTACAATAAGAAGCGGATCAAAGAGAACATGCAG gtTCTCAATTTTGAATTGACTCCAGAAGACATGAAAGCAATTGATGGCCTCAACAGTAATGTACGATATTATGATTTGCTCTT cATTGCTGATCACCCTGACTATCCATTTTCTGAAGAATATTGA